The genomic window AGGCGGCGCGCCTGCGCTATCGCTCGGCCGGGCAGTTCAGCTGTCCGATGGTGGTGCGCATGCCGACCGGCGGCGGCATATTCGGCGGTCAGACCCACAGCCAGTCGCCCGAGGCCCTGTTCACCCATGTCACCGGGTTGAAAACCGTCGTGCCCTCGAACCCGCAGGACGCCAAGGGGCTTTTGCTTGCCGCGATCGAGGATCCCGACCCGGTGATCTTTCTGGAACCGAAGCGGCTTTACAACGGCCCCTTCGACGGCCACCATGACCGGCCGGTCACCGCCTGGAAAACCCACGATCTCGGCGAGGTGCCCGAGGGGCATTATACCGTCCCGCTGGGCAAGGCGGTGGTGCGGCGCAGCGGCCAGGCGGCGACGGTGCTGACCTATGGCACGATGGTGCATGTGGCGCTGACCGCCGCCGCCGAATCCGGGGTCGACGCCGAGGTGATCGACCTGCGCACGCTGCTTCCGCTGGATCTGGACACGATCACCGCCTCGGTCTGCCGCACCGGGCGCTGCCTGATCCTGCACGAGGCGACGCTGACCTCGGGCTACGGGGCGGAACTGGCCGCGCTGGTGCAGGCGGAATGTTTCTGGCACCTCGAGGCGCCGATCCGCCGCGTCGCCGGCTGGGACACCCCCTATCCGCATACCCACGAATGGAGCTATTTCCCCGGCCCCGCGCGCGTGGCCGAGGCGCTGCGTCAACTGGTCGAGGTGGCCTGACATGGGGATATACGCGATCCGGATGCCCGATATCGGCGAAGGCATTGCCGAGGCCGAGATTTCCGAATGGCTCGTCGCGCCCGGCGATGTCCTGCGCGAGGATGATCCGATGGTGACGGTGATGACCGACAAGGCGACGGTGGAAATCCCCAGCCCGGTGACCGGCACGGTGATCTGGCAGGCCGGCGGGCCCGGCGATGTCATCGCCGTCGGCGCCGAGCTGATCCGGCTGGAGGTGGACGGCGCCGGCAATGTCGCGGCCGCAGCCCCTGCGGCCGGTGTCGAACCCCCGCCCCCCGCATCGCAGGCTGCCGCATCGCCGGCGGAAACCCCGCATCCCAGGCCGCAGCCGGCCCCGGGGCCGCCGCCGCATCCCGATCAGCGCCCCGAGCCGCGTCCCGAGCCGCCGCGGCCGGCACCCGGCGCGCCCGCCCCTCTGCCGCCGCTGCGGGCCGAGGGCGAGCGCCCGATCGCCGCGCCCTCGGTCCGGGCACGGGCACGGGCCGCCGGGGTCGATCTGCGGCTGGTGCGCGGCAGCGGCCCGGCCGGCCGCATCAGCCACAGCGATCTGGACAGCTTCATCGCCTCGGGCGGGCTGCCACCCTTGGCCGGGCCCCGCCCCGACACCACGGTTCAGGACATCCGGGTGATCGGCCTGCGCCGCCGCATCGCCGAACGGATGCAGGCGGCCAATCAGGTGCCGCAGATCACCATTGTCGAGGAGGTGGACGCCACCGCGCTGGAATCCCTGCGCCTGCACATGAACGCAAACGGCAAGGGCGAACGGCTGACGCTGCTGCCCTTCATCGCCCGGGCGCTGGTGCGCGCCCTGCGCGATCATCCGGCGCTGAACGCGCATTACGATGCCGAAGCCGGCCTGATCCAGCGCCATGGCGCCGTGCATCTGGGCATTGCCGCGCAGACACCCGGCGGGCTGATGGTGCCGGTGGTGCGCCATGCCGAAACCCTGGACCTGCGCGCCACCGCCGCCGAAATCGCCCGCGTCAGCGCCGCGGCCAAGGACGGCAGCGCCAAACGCGACGAACTGGCCGGATCGACCATCACCATCACCTCGCTTGGGCCGCTGGGCGCCATCGCCACCACGCCCATCCTGAACATCCCCGAGGTCGCCATCATCGGCGTCAACCGGCTGGCGGTGCGCCCGTTCTGGAACGGCGCCAGCTTCGAGCCGCGCAAGATGATGAACCTGTCGTGCAGTTTCGATCACCGGGTGATCGACGGCTGGGACGCGGCGGTGTTCGTCGCCCGCCTGCGCGAATTGCTGGAAACCCCGGCGCTGATCTTCGTGGAGGGCTGAGCGATGCGCGAGATCCAATGCAGGCTGCTGATCGTGGGCGCCGGCCCGGGCGGTTATGTCTGCGCCATCCGCGCCGGACAGCTTGGGCTGGATACGGTCATCGTCGATGCCGAACCGCCCGGCGGCACCTGCCTGAACGTCGGCTGCATCCCGTCAAAGGCGCTGATCCACGCCGCCGACGAGTTTCACCGCCTGTCCCGACTGGCGGCCAGCCCGGCCATGGGCATCAGCGTTCAGCCGCCGCGCATCGACCTGACATCCACCGTGGCCTGGAAGGACGCCATCGTCGAGCGGCTGACCGGCGGGGTCGCGGCGCTGCTGCGCAAGGCGCGGGTGCGGCTGGTCACCGGCACCGCCAGCATCCGCGACGGCAAGACCGTTCAGGTCGAAACACCCGAAGGCCCGGTCCGCATCCGGGCCGAGGCGCTGGTGCTGGCCACCGGCTCGGAACCCGTCGAACTGCCGGCCCTGCCCTTTGGCGGACCGGTAATCTCGTCGACCCAGGCACTGGCGCTGACCGAGGTGCCGGAACGGCTGGCCGTGGTCGGCGGGGGCTATATCGGGCTGGAACTGGGCACCGCCTTTGCCAAGCTGGGCAGCCAGGTCACCGTGGTCGAGGCCGCGCCCCGCATCCTGCCGCAATATGACGCCGAACTGACCCGGCCGGTGGCGCAACGCCTGCAACAGCTGGGCATCCGCCTGTTGACCGGGGCGCGGGCGGGCGGGTTGTCGGACAGCGGCGCATTGCGGGTGGCCGGCGCCGACGGGGCCGAGGAAATTTCCGCCGACCGGGTTTTGGTCACCGTCGGCCGCCGGCCGCGCGCCACTGGCGCGGGTATCGACGGGCTGCGGCTGGACATGGCCGGCCCCTTCATCCGCATCGACGACCGCTGCCGCAGCTCGATGTCAGGGGTCTATGCCATCGGCGATGTCACCGGCGAACCGATGCTGGCCCATCGCGCCATGGCCCAGGGCGAGATGGTCGCCGAAATCGTCGCCGGTGGCCGCCAGCTCTGGGACCGGCGGGCAATTCCCGCAGTATGCTTTACCGATCCCGAAATTGTCAGCGTCGGTCTGTCGCCCGAGGAAGCCGCCGCTGGGCCGCAGCCCACGAC from Paracoccus sp. SMMA_5_TC includes these protein-coding regions:
- a CDS encoding alpha-ketoacid dehydrogenase subunit beta, producing the protein MARMTMIEAIRDALDVAMGADPRVVVFGEDVGYFGGVFRCTAGLQAKYGKTRCFDTPINESGIVGAGIGMAAYGLRPVVEIQFADYVYPAYDQIVSEAARLRYRSAGQFSCPMVVRMPTGGGIFGGQTHSQSPEALFTHVTGLKTVVPSNPQDAKGLLLAAIEDPDPVIFLEPKRLYNGPFDGHHDRPVTAWKTHDLGEVPEGHYTVPLGKAVVRRSGQAATVLTYGTMVHVALTAAAESGVDAEVIDLRTLLPLDLDTITASVCRTGRCLILHEATLTSGYGAELAALVQAECFWHLEAPIRRVAGWDTPYPHTHEWSYFPGPARVAEALRQLVEVA
- a CDS encoding dihydrolipoamide acetyltransferase family protein, producing the protein MGIYAIRMPDIGEGIAEAEISEWLVAPGDVLREDDPMVTVMTDKATVEIPSPVTGTVIWQAGGPGDVIAVGAELIRLEVDGAGNVAAAAPAAGVEPPPPASQAAASPAETPHPRPQPAPGPPPHPDQRPEPRPEPPRPAPGAPAPLPPLRAEGERPIAAPSVRARARAAGVDLRLVRGSGPAGRISHSDLDSFIASGGLPPLAGPRPDTTVQDIRVIGLRRRIAERMQAANQVPQITIVEEVDATALESLRLHMNANGKGERLTLLPFIARALVRALRDHPALNAHYDAEAGLIQRHGAVHLGIAAQTPGGLMVPVVRHAETLDLRATAAEIARVSAAAKDGSAKRDELAGSTITITSLGPLGAIATTPILNIPEVAIIGVNRLAVRPFWNGASFEPRKMMNLSCSFDHRVIDGWDAAVFVARLRELLETPALIFVEG
- the lpdA gene encoding dihydrolipoyl dehydrogenase, coding for MREIQCRLLIVGAGPGGYVCAIRAGQLGLDTVIVDAEPPGGTCLNVGCIPSKALIHAADEFHRLSRLAASPAMGISVQPPRIDLTSTVAWKDAIVERLTGGVAALLRKARVRLVTGTASIRDGKTVQVETPEGPVRIRAEALVLATGSEPVELPALPFGGPVISSTQALALTEVPERLAVVGGGYIGLELGTAFAKLGSQVTVVEAAPRILPQYDAELTRPVAQRLQQLGIRLLTGARAGGLSDSGALRVAGADGAEEISADRVLVTVGRRPRATGAGIDGLRLDMAGPFIRIDDRCRSSMSGVYAIGDVTGEPMLAHRAMAQGEMVAEIVAGGRQLWDRRAIPAVCFTDPEIVSVGLSPEEAAAGPQPTTSAYFPFAANGRAMTADDDAGFVRVTARADTHEILGIQAVGAGVAEMSAGFALAIEMGARLEDIAGTIHAHPTRAEALHEACLRALGHALHI